In Acanthochromis polyacanthus isolate Apoly-LR-REF ecotype Palm Island chromosome 18, KAUST_Apoly_ChrSc, whole genome shotgun sequence, the following proteins share a genomic window:
- the ror2 gene encoding LOW QUALITY PROTEIN: tyrosine-protein kinase transmembrane receptor ROR2 (The sequence of the model RefSeq protein was modified relative to this genomic sequence to represent the inferred CDS: deleted 2 bases in 2 codons) yields the protein MATFLKSLLWMLFLSPDLRCNADQGLSVDRDGLAEAQSGAAPTAEGYFLEFQEPVNNITHFQGQTATLHCKVAGNPSPSIRWLKNDAPVVQEQGRITIRKTEAGSKLRIQDLDTTDTGYYQCVASNSLKVISATGVLYVKLGQMPTRGPDEPSHDKGFCQPYRGIACARFIGNQSIYVESLQMQGESENRITAAFTMIGTSTHLSDQCSRFAIPSFCYYVFPLCDEGSRGPRRRQLCRDECEALENDLCHAEYTIARSNPMILMQLKLPSCHLLPRPGTPDASSCIRIGVPPEKLGSYSPSDNSCYNGSGADYRGTVSFTKSGHHCQPWSVQYPHSHHLSREYPELWGSHNFCRNPGGQMQAPWCFTLDPQVRVELCDIQPCKPPENPRKEILFILIPAIAIPLIIACLFFLVCMCRNKQKPPTETPPRCQLSSSSSQDMELSLLNQQKHQAKLREINMSAVRFTEELGEDRFGKVYRGHLYGTAPGEQTQVVAIKTLKDKVDATLCEEFRHEATLRFHRQNQNIVCLLGVVTKEQPMSMIFTYSSLGDLHEYLVMRSPNSDIGSSDDDKTVKSTLEQADFLHVITQIAAGMEYLSSHQIVHKDLAARNILVFDKLSIKILDLGLFRDVYSADYYNLMQACPFPIRWMSPEAITYCKFSTDSDIWSYGVLLWETFSYGLQPYCGYSNHDVIEMVRSHQLLPCPDDCPAWIYTLMLECWSEFPARRPRFKDIHARLRSWESLSDYNNSAQTSGTSTNTTQTSSLSTSPVSNISMCTVNASRYASPKKSSPFHQPQFMSIKGQMHRPMVPPQLYIPVNGYHPMPAYPYLQNFYPMQIPMAIPHQQIHHPPLMVNKAGSHHSGSGSTSTGYVTTAPSNTSVTERAALLNEGSKTNDEDLVDEASKEELSQNKDLSVPETELLGDNEAHQTDELVIKLSDTQVCAV from the exons CTGATCAAGGCCTGTCAGTGGATAGAGATGGTCTGGCGGAAGCTCAGAGTGGAGCTGCACCCACAGCTGAAG GTTATTTCTTGGAGTTCCAGGAACCAGTCAACAACATCACCCATTTCCAGGGCCAGACAGCCACACTGCACTGCAAAGTAGCTGGAAACCCCTCG CCGTCCATCCGGTGGCTAAAGAATGACGCCCCAGTGGTGCAGGAACAGGGCCGCATAACCATCCGCAAGACAGAGGCAGGATCCAAGCTCCGCATCCAGGACCtagacacaacagacacaggATATTATCAGTGTGTTGCCTCTAACTCACTCAAAGTCATCTCTGCCACAGGCGTCCTTTATGTCAAACTAG GACAGATGCCCACACGTGGCCCAGATGAACC gTCGCATGACAAAGGTTTCTGTCAGCCATACCGAGGCATTGCCTGTGCACGATTCATT GGTAACCAGAGCATCTATGTTGAGTCTCTACAGATGCAGGGGGAGAGTGAAAACCGCATCACTG CTGCCTTCACTATGATTGGCACCTCCACCCACTTATCAGATCAATGCTCCAGGTTTGCCATCCCATCCTTCTGCTACTATGTCTTCCCCCTGTGTGATGAGGGCTCAAGGGGTCCTCGGCGTCGTCAGCTCTGCCGAGATGAATGTGAGGCCCTGGAGAATGACCTTTGCCACGCTGAGTACACCATTGCCAGATCCAATCCCATGATCCTGATGCAGCTCAAGCTCCCCAGCTGCCACTTACTGCCACGACCAGGCACACCTGATGCTTCTTCATGTATAAGGATAGGAGTGCCACCAGAAAAACTGGGTTCAT ATTCACCCTCAGACAACAGCTGCTACAATGGAAGTGGTGCTGACTATAGGGGCACAGTCAGCTTCACTAAATCTGGTCACCACTGCCAGCCGTGGAGCGTTCAGTACCCTCACAGTCACCACCTGTCCCGGGAGTATCCTGAGCTTTGGGGAAGTCACAACTTCTGTCGTAATCCAGGAGGCCAGATGCAGGCCCCATGGTGTTTTACGCTGGACCCTCAGGTCAGGGTGGAACTATGTGACATTCAACCTTGCA AGCCACCAGAAAATCCCAGGAAGGAGATCCTGTTCATTCTAATCCCTGCAATTGCTATTCCACTTATCATCGCTTGCCTCTTCTTCCTGGTTTGCATGTGTCGCAATAAGCAAAAGCCTCCAACTGAGACACCACCACGCTGCCAGCTCAGTAGCTCATCCAGCCAGGACATGGAACTGTCTCTCCtcaatcagcaaaaacaccag GCCAAGCTGCGGGAGATTAACATGTCAGCTGTGCGATTTACGGAAGAGCTTGGAGAGGATCGCTTTGGCAAGGTTTACAGGGGCCACCTGTATGGTACAGCACCTGGTGAGCAGACACAGGTGGTTGCCATCAAGACGTTAAAAGACAAAGTTGATGCCACTCTTTGTGAGGAATTTCGTCATGAAGCCACACTCCGCTTTCACCGACAGAATCAAaatattgtttgtttgcttggtGTGGTCACCAAAGAGCAGCCAATGAGCATGATATTCACCTATTCCAGCCTCGGTGACCTGCATGAGTATCTGGTCATGCGTTCTCCCAACTCAGATATTGGCAGCTCAGATGATGACAAGACAGTCAAATCTACACTGGAGCAAGCTGATTTCCTCCATGTTATCACCCAGATTGCTGCTGGAATGGAGTACTTATCCAGTCACCAAATAGTCCATAAGGACCTTGCTGCCCGAAACATTTTGGTCTTTGATAAACTCAGTATCAAAATCCTGGATCTGGGCCTATTCAGAGATGTCTACTCTGCAGATTACTACAATCTCATGCAAGCATGTCCTTTCCCTATTCGTTGGATGTCCCCAGAAGCTATTACATACTGCAAGTTCTCCACCGACTCTGACATCTGGTCttatggtgtgttgctgtggGAGACGTTCAGTTACGGTCTTCAACCGTATTGTGGCTACTCTAACCATGATGTGATTGAGATGGTGCGCAGCCACCAGCTACTCCCTTGTCCTGATGATTGCCCAGCCTGGATTTATACCCTTATGCTGGAGTGTTGGAGTGAATTTCCTGCCAGAAGACCTCGTTTCAAAGACATCCATGCGCGTCTGCGTTCCTGGGAGAGCCTGTCCGACTACAACAACTCTGCTCAGACTTCTGGTACCAGCACCAACACTACCCAGACCAGCTCTCTCAGCACCAGTCCAGTTAGTAACATTAGCATGtgcacagtgaatgcatcacgCTATGCCAGCCCAAAAAAGAGTTCACCATTTCATCAGCCTCAGTTCATGTCAATTAAGGGTCAAATGCATCGGCCAATGGTGCCCCCACAGCTCTACATCCCTGTCAATGGGTATCACCCCATGCCAGCATACCCATACCTGCAGAACTTTTACCCCATGCAAATACCCATGGCAATACCCCACCAGCAGATTCACCACCCACCACTAATGGTTAACAAAGCTGGTTCCCACCATAGTGGCAGTGGATCCACATCTACAGGCTATGTCACCACTGCCCCTTCCAACACTTCTGTCACAGAGCGAGCAGCTTTGCTAAATGAGGGCTCAAAGACCAATGATGAAGACTTGGTCGATGAAGCATCCAAGGAAGAGCTAAGCCAAAACAAGGACTTGTCAGTGCCTGAAACAGAATTGCTTGGTGACAATGAGGCTCATCAAACTGACGAATTGGTGATCAAGTTGTCAGACACACAAGTGTGTGCTGTTTGA